The Deinococcus terrestris nucleotide sequence GCCGCAGTGTCTGGCGCAGGAAGCCCAAAATGGCGTGCGTCGCTTCCCCCTTGCTGTTGCTCAGGGGCGGCAGCGCAAAGTAGGAGCGGAATGCCAGCGCGTGCCCGTCGATGAGCACGAGTGTGTCGGGCGAGGGGGGGGTCATGCGGGCATTGTACGGAGGGGCCGGGAGGAGAGAGCCGCCCCGCCCGCGCTGGGGGTAGGGTGGCGGCGGGGAGCTGGCCGCCCGTTCTCTGCCTCAGTGCCTGTGCAGCGGCTCGTCCAGCACCCCGTCCGGCGTGATCAGGCGCTCGACGATGGGAAAGGTGTCCAGCCCCTGCGCGGCCACGTTGGACAGCGCGTAGGCGTCGGCCGCCGCGTAGTTCACGCTGTATCCCAGGTCCGCGAGCGCCCCCAGCGTGAGGCGGCTCAGGGGCATCTGGCCCCGGCTCACGAATCCGGTCATCAGTTCGGCCCCGAAGACAGACTTCTTCCAGTGGCCGCACTTGGTGCCCTCGCCGTAGCCGTCCTCGACCGGGACGGCGGCGGCCAACCCGCCGAGTGCCCGGTACTCACGCAAGCCTGCCGCCCCGGTGTACTGCACCTGGGTCGCGGCCGTGCAGGAGGCTGCATCGGCCGCCAGAAACCTGTTCCACAGGGTGCCGATGCCCAGCACGTGGCCCATCTCATGCAGGATCACGCCGGTCAGCGTGCCGTTCGCCTCCATGCTCGCCAGGTCGGCCGAGTCGAACTGCATCTCGCCCCAGAGGGGCAGGCTGGTGCCGGGCCGCACCTGTCTCGGCCCGGCCTGCCCCAGCACCTTGCCGGGGCCATCGATGGGCACGCTGCTCGCCACGATGGTCAGGTCGTCCACCGTGACCCGCGCCCCGGTCGAAATCTGCACGCCCGCCACGTCCGGCAACCCCGCCGCGATAACCTGCGACCAGCGGGCCGCCGCCCCGGTGAAGGCGGCCTGTTGCGCGGGGGTCAGCAGGGTGCCGTTCGGAAAGACGACCGTGATGGCGAAGGGGTCCGAGGTCGGGGCGGGAGACTGCGGCGCGGCCACGACCGTGACTGTCAGGCTGGCCCGGCGGCTGGAGTCGCCCACGCTGACCGCCGTGACCGTGGCGGTGCCGGGGGCCACAGCGCTGACCCGCCCTGACCCGTCCACGCCCACCACGCCGGGATTGGAGGTGAACCAGGTGACGTTGCGGTCAAAGCTTCCCGTGCCTTGTACGGTCGCGGTGACGGGCTGGCTGCCCCCCGCCGTCAGGGTCAGCGAGGCGGGGCTGAGGGTCACCCCGGTGACCGTGGGCGCCGGGGCACTGACGGTCACGGTGAGGCTGGCCCGGCGGCTGGGGTCGCCCACACTGGTCGCGGTGATGGTGGCTTGCCCAGGCGCGGCGGCGGTGACCCGGCCTCCCGCGTCCACGCCCGCGA carries:
- a CDS encoding Ig-like domain-containing protein, with the translated sequence MHPVLRLTLCLALGLTACTSPSTAPRPDTTTPPPAMAPTPSITRLSLDAPAFELTVGARRSVRATVQGAGNFNPAVTWASDRPSVASVDGQGQVSAAGAGIATVTATSVQDPSRKASLTVTVTAPPAPVPGPVAPTVTGMSLSHTALKLTVGGTQAVTATVQGTGNFNPAVTWTTSNAGVAGVDAAGRVTAAAPGTATVTATSAGDPSQRASLTVTVIAPVPTATVTGVVLSPTNLNLTTGGTQSVTATVQGTGNFDPAVTWTTSNAGVAGVDAGGRVTAAAPGQATITATSVGDPSRRASLTVTVSAPAPTVTGVTLSPASLTLTAGGSQPVTATVQGTGSFDRNVTWFTSNPGVVGVDGSGRVSAVAPGTATVTAVSVGDSSRRASLTVTVVAAPQSPAPTSDPFAITVVFPNGTLLTPAQQAAFTGAAARWSQVIAAGLPDVAGVQISTGARVTVDDLTIVASSVPIDGPGKVLGQAGPRQVRPGTSLPLWGEMQFDSADLASMEANGTLTGVILHEMGHVLGIGTLWNRFLAADAASCTAATQVQYTGAAGLREYRALGGLAAAVPVEDGYGEGTKCGHWKKSVFGAELMTGFVSRGQMPLSRLTLGALADLGYSVNYAAADAYALSNVAAQGLDTFPIVERLITPDGVLDEPLHRH